The following are encoded together in the Scomber scombrus chromosome 7, fScoSco1.1, whole genome shotgun sequence genome:
- the LOC133983789 gene encoding chemerin-like receptor 1, whose amino-acid sequence MMELMSATPFYHINVTDATGKNGSLYDDDEYDYKDEHAELRQSLNIMSVVIYCLAFVLGVLGNGVVIWVTGFKMKKTVNTVWFLNLAVADFLFTAFLPLSVTYTAMDFHWPFGKFMCKLNSTISFLNMFASVYILVVISVDRCVSVVWPVWAQNHRSVSKASCVSLGVWVLALILSTPYFIFRDTGPSYNNEDIINCFNNFAFSDDYETLSVNQLRQFRHQAMTITRFLLGFVVPFSVIVSCYAVIIHRLRRNRTLASHSSRPFKIIAAVITTFFLCWAPYHIMALIELVNHMATHTSEILDHVTTIGVPIATSLAFLNSCLNPLLYVFMGQDFKDKVRKSILNVLETAFQEDVSRSYTYTNSMVTSRSKEKSVSDAEV is encoded by the coding sequence ATGATGGAGCTAATGTCTGCAACACCTTTCTATCACATAAATGTGACAGATGCCACTGGGAAAAATGGGTCTTTGTATGACGATGACGAGTATGATTACAAGGATGAGCATGCTGAGCTGAGACAGTCTCTCAATATCATGTCTGTTGTTATCTACTGTCTGGCTTTCGTTCTGGGTGTGCTTGGAAATGGAGTCGTTATCTGGGTGACGGGGTTCAAGATGAAGAAAACAGTGAACACAGTTTGGTTCCTCAACCTTGCTGTGGCTGACTTCCTCTTCACAGCATTCCTTCCTTTGAGTGTGACATACACAGCTATGGATTTCCACTGGCCCTTCGGCAAGTTCATGTGCAAACTGAACAGCACCATAAGCTTTCTGAACATGTTTGCCAGCGTCTACATTCTGGTGGTGATCAGCGTGGAcagatgtgtgtctgtggtaTGGCCTGTCTGGGCCCAGAACCACAGAAGTGTTAGCAAGGCATCCTGTGTGAGTCTGGGTGTTTGGGTACTGGCTCTGATTCTTAGCACTCCATACTTCATCTTCAGGGACACTGGACCATCATATAACAATGAAGACATCATCAACTGCTTCAACAACTTTGCCTTTTCTGATGACTACGAAACACTATCTGTGAATCAGTTGAGACAATTTCGTCATCAGGCCATGACCATTacccgcttcctcctgggtttTGTTGTCCCCTTCAGTGTCATTGTCTCCTGTTATGCTGTGATAATCCATCGTCTCAGGAGGAACCGCACCCTGGCCAGCCACTCAAGTCGCCCCTTTAAGATCATTGCTGCCGTTATCACCACTTTTTTCCTGTGCTGGGCTCCTTATCACATCATGGCTCTAATTGAGTTGGTAAATCACATGGCTACTCATACAAGTGAAATACTAGACCATGTCACCACTATTGGGGTCCCTATAGCCACCAGCCTGGCATTTCTCAACAGTTGTCTGAATCCACTGCTGTATGTGTTCATGGGCCAAGATTTCAAGGATAAAGTTCGCAAATCCATCCTGAATGTATTGGAGACTGCCTTCCAGGAGGACGTTTCTCGCTCTTACACCTATACAAACTCAATGGTCACCAGTCGGAGCAAAGAGAAGTCAGTTTCTGATGCTGAAGTTTAA
- the LOC133983790 gene encoding chemerin-like receptor 1 has protein sequence MMEMTATPSYHTNTTGVSGGNDTFYDEYGDLRRSLNIMSAVIYCLAFVLGVLGNGVVIWVTGFKMKKTVNTVWFLNLAVADFLFTAFLPLSVTYIALGFHWPFGNFMCKLNNTVRFVNMFTSVYILVVISMDRYMSVVWPVWAQNHRNVRKASYVSLGVWVLALFLSTPYFIFRDTGPSFDDEKIINCYLNFASSDEDTPAVNQLILLRFKAMTISRFLLGFVVPFSVIVSCYAVIMHRLRRNRALASHSSRPFKIIAAIIVTFFLCWAPFYIMDIIELAHFSTNFSNPVLDHVITIGVPLATGLAFVNSCLNPLLYVFMGQDFKDTFRKSILNVFETAFQEEGSPSHTDSKSVETSQTLDKSVHNTEV, from the coding sequence ATGATGGAGATGACTGCTACACCCTCCTATCACACCAATACAACAGGTGTATCTGGAGGAAATGACACGTTTTATGATGAGTATGGTGATCTGAGAAGATCTCTCAACATCATGTCTGCTGTTATCTACTGTCTGGCTTTCGTTCTGGGTGTGCTTGGAAATGGAGTGGTTATCTGGGTGACGGGATTCAAGATGAAGAAAACAGTGAACACAGTTTGGTTCCTCAACCTTGCTGTGGCTGACTTCCTCTTCACAGCATTCCTTCCTTTGAGTGTGACATACATCGCTCTGGGTTTCCACTGGCCCTTCGGCAACTTCATGTGCAAACTGAACAACACAGTAAGGTTTGTTAACATGTTTACCAGCGTCTACATTCTGGTGGTGATCAGCATGGACAGATACATGTCTGTGGTGTGGCCTGTCTGGGCCCAGAACCACCGAAATGTACGCAAGGCGTCCTATGTGAGTCTGGGTGTTTGGGTACTTGCTCTGTTCCTTAGCACTCCATACTTCATCTTCAGGGACACTGGACCAtcatttgatgatgaaaaaatCATCAACTGCTACTTAAACTTTGCTTCTTCTGATGAAGACACACCTGCCGTGAATCAATTAATACTGCTTCGTTTTAAGGCCATGACCATCagccgcttcctcctgggtttTGTTGTCCCCTTCAGTGTCATTGTCTCCTGTTATGCTGTGATAATGCATCGTCTCAGGAGGAACCGTGCCCTGGCCAGCCACTCAAGTCGCCCCTTTAAGATCATTGCTGCCATTATTGTCACTTTTTTCCTGTGCTGGGCTCCCTTTTACATCATGGATATAATTGAGTTAGCACATTTCAGTACTAATTTTTCAAATCCAGTATTAGACCATGTCATTACTATCGGGGTCCCTTTAGCCACTGGCCTGGCATTTGTTAACAGTTGCCTTAATCCACTGCTGTATGTGTTCATGGGCCAAGATTTCAAGGATACATTTCGCAAATCCATCCTGAATGTATTTGAGACTGCTTTCCAGGAGGAGGGTTCCCCCTCACACACCGACTCGAAATCAGTGGAAACCAGTCAGACCCTTGACAAGTCAGTTCATAATACTGAAGTATAA
- the LOC133983799 gene encoding trypsin-3-like — MNFLLLLTLFGGAVALKEDDRIVGGYECPKNSVPYQASLFDGYNFCGGILLSSEWVLSAAHCKSKSNVEIRLGEHDIWEPEGTEQHIMSAEFIRHPDYNSRSQDNDIMLIKLSRSATLNSYVRPAALPSECASAGTMCHISGWGSLRPSNEGSRYPHNLQCLDAPLLSDDTCFNAYPFQITENMICAGFLEGGKDSCQGDSGGPMMCDGVLQGVVSWGKGCALRNKPGVYTKVCNYTSWIKNTMASD; from the exons atgaattttttacttcttctgaCCCTCTTTGGAGGGGCAG TTGCCCTGAAGGAAGACGACAGGATTGTTGGAGGGTATGAGTGCCCGAAAAACTCTGTGCCATACCAAGCATCTCTTTTTGACGGGTACAACTTCTGTGGAGGGATTCTTCTATCTAGTGAGTGGGTGCTCTCTGCTGCACACTGCAAATCGAA GTCAAATGTGGAAATACGGCTTGGAGAGCATGACATCTGGGAGCCTGAGGGGACTGAACAGCACATTATGTCTGCCGAGTTTATTCGTCACCCTGACTACAACTCCCGATCACAGGACAACGATATCATGCTTATCAAGCTGAGTCGATCTGCCACTCTGAACAGCTATGTGCGCCCTGCTGCACTTCCTTCAGAGTGTGCCAGTGCTGGGACAATGTGCCATATCTCTGGATGGGGGAGTCTTCGTCCTAGTAATGAGGGCT CGCGTTATCCTCATAATTTGCAGTGTCTGGATGCCCCTCTCCTCAGTGATGATACATGCTTTAATGCATACCCTTTCCAaatcactgaaaacatgatctgTGCTGGCTTcctggagggagggaaggactCCTGTCAG GGTGACTCTGGGGGTCCCATGATGTGTGACGGAGTGCTGCAGGGAGTTGTGTCTTGGGGGAAAGGCTGTGCTCTGAGAAACAAGCCTGGGGTGTACACAAAAGTATGCAATTACACCTCCTGGATCAAGAACACTATGGCATCTGACTAA